One Gossypium hirsutum isolate 1008001.06 chromosome A11, Gossypium_hirsutum_v2.1, whole genome shotgun sequence genomic window carries:
- the LOC107897136 gene encoding probable disease resistance protein At5g66900, with the protein MAAGLIGGAALGAGFGELLRVIVEASKTAAMFRDNLEELASMLSPIEPVIKEIQSFNKAFDKEYETEQLVEIVKRGKKLVTKCCKIRRWDIIKKPYYSHKLLGLKKSLERFCQIVMQTHQARDIKEVLFETKEISVGIRKLSLKEGSSNGNGMCNQAAVMGPCRVPEPRGRVLGFDEPLKELKVKLLKDGVSVIIVSAPGGSGKTTLVKQLCQDEEVKGKYEDNIFYVSVSKTPNMELIFQKLLQAKDYAVPEFQNEEDGLNYLEQKFRQLASVPILLILDDVWPGYEFLVHKLKFELPDYKILVTSRFAFPRFNDCTYCLKPLNDDNAMTLFRHNAFLQNGNPCIPEDIVNKVMKSCKGLPLALEVVGRSLCGQPVAMWLKQAKQHSKGLSILHSNTDLLAYLQSTLDTLDDEAGIKDCYLDLGSFPEDHQTPATALIDMWVEQYQLDEDCDAFIKLHELSIRNLVNLVVMRKDDASEADSFYNDHFVMQHDLLRELAIYQSSFNPIEQRRRIIVELSRNNFPNWWLEEKQQPLGAHLFSISTDETFSYNWGYIQAPEVEVLVLNFRAKNYVLPVFMEKMDKLKVLIAMNNSIYPAEVSNFQLVYSLSNLKRIRLEKVSVPSFSTSSFQLKNLRKISLVMCNISQAFEKGTNKMSDNFPNLLEIDIDYCDDLMELGEGLCDIVQLMKLSITNCHKLRALPEGIGKLVNLEVLRLTSCTDLMALPETIGSLSQLTILDISDCLSIKNLPTRIGELHNLTKLSMRGCSSCNLPSTITKLQHLKDVICDEETAYQWEFLKSYLTNLKVTVHEQDINLNWLQIFV; encoded by the exons ATGGCTGCAGGTTTAATTGGAGGGGCTGCTTTAGGGGCAGGTTTCGGGGAGCTGCTTAGAGTCATTGTAGAAGCGAGTAAAACAGCTGCCATGTTTCGTGATAACTTGGAGGAACTGGCGTCCATGCTATCACCTATTGAACCTGTAATCAAAGAAATACAATCATTCAACAAAGCGTTTGATAAAGAGTACGAAACAGAGCAGCTCGTCGAGATCGTCAAGAGAGGGAAGAAACTTGTCACGAAGTGCTGTAAAATTCGCAGGTGGGACATCATCAAAAAGCCTTATTACTCGCACAAACTTCTTGGATTGAAGAAATCGCTTGAGAGATTCTGTCAGATTGTTATGCAAACACATCAAGCGAGGGACATCAAAGAGGTGCTGTTTGAAACTAAAGAGATTAGTGTGGGAATTAGAAAATTAAGTTTGAAAGAGGGGAGTAGCAACGGGAATGGGATGTGTAATCAGGCAGCTGTTATGGGTCCATGCAGAGTTCCTGAGCCTCGAGGGAGAGTTCTTGGATTCGATGAGCCCTTGAAAGAGCTAAAGGTGAAGCTTTTGAAAGATGGGGTTTCAGTCATTATTGTGTCTGCTCCTGGAGGATCGGGAAAGACGACATTGGTTAAACAGCTATGTCAAGATGAAGAGGTCAAAG GAAAATATGAAGACAACATCTTCTATGTCTCAGTTTCAAAGACACCCAACATGGAGCTCATTTTTCAGAAACTACTGCAGGCTAAGGATTATGCAGTGCCGGAATTTCAAAATGAGGAGGATGGTCTGAACTACTTGGAACAAAAATTTAGGCAACTGGCAAGCGTTCCCATTTTACTCATCCTTGATGATGTTTGGCCTGGGTATGAATTCCTTGTTCACAAGCTCAAGTTTGAATTGCCAGATTACAAAATCTTGGTAACATCAAGATTTGCCTTCCCAAGATTTAATGATTGTACGTATTGTTTGAAACCATTAAATGATGATAATGCTATGACGCTTTTCCGTCACAATGCATTCCTGCAAAATGGAAATCCTTGCATTCCTGAAGATATCGTGAATAAG GTAATGAAAAGCTGTAAAGGACTTCCCCTGGCCCTTGAAGTGGTTGGTAGATCGCTTTGTGGGCAGCCTGTCGCAATGTGGCTAAAACAAGCAAAACAACATTCTAAAGGATTATCCATCTTGCACTCTAATACTGATCTGCTTGCTTATCTTCAAAGCACTTTGGATACCCTGGATGATGAGGCAGGAATAAAGGACTGCTACCTAGATTTGGGTTCATTCCCTGAAGATCACCAGACTCCAGCCACTGCGCTTATTGATATGTGGGTGGAGCAATACCAACTTGATGAAGATTGTGATGCCTTTATCAAACTCCATGAACTCTCCATCAGAAATCTGGTTAATCTTGTAGTCATGAG GAAAGATGATGCAAGTGAAGCTGATAGCTTCTACAACGATCACTTTGTCATGCAGCATGATCTTCTAAGAGAGCTCGCTATCTATCAGAGCAGCTTCAATCCCATAGAACAAAGAAGACGGATAATTGTAGAATTAAGCAGAAACAATTTCCCGAATTGGTGGTTGGAAGAGAAGCAGCAACCACTTGGTGCTCACCTCTTCTCTATCTCCACAG ATGAAACATTCTCATACAATTGGGGTTACATTCAAGCACCAGAAGTTGAGGTTTTAGTTCTCAATTTTCGGGCAAAGAACTATGTCTTACCGGTCTTCATGGAGAAAATGGATAAATTGAAGGTTTTGATTGCCATGAACAATAGTATTTACCCAGCAGAAGTAAGTAACTTTCAGCTTGTGTATTCTTTATCCAATCTAAAGAGAATTAGATTAGAGAAGGTTTCGGTTCCATCCTTCAGTACGAGCTCGTTTCAGCTAAAGAATCTGCGAAAAATATCCTTGGTCATGTGTAATATCAGTCAGGCTTTTGAAAAGGGCACAAACAAAATGTCAGATAATTTTCCAAATCTTTTGGAAATCGACATAGACTATTGTGATGATCTGATGGAACTGGGTGAAGGGTTGTGTGATATTGTTCAACTGATGAAGCTTAGTATCACCAATTGCCACAAGCTCCGTGCACTGCCTGAAGGCATTGGAAAGCTTGTAAACTTGGAAGTTTTGAGACTAACATCCTGTACTGACCTCATGGCGTTGCCTGAGACCATTGGGAGCTTGTCCCAGCTCACTATTCTTGACATTTCTGACTGTCTAAGCATCAAAAACTTGCCTACCCGGATCGGTGAACTGCACAATCTAACGAAGCTCTCTATGAGAGGGTGCTCTAGTTGTAACTTACCTTCAACAATCACGAAGCTTCAACATTTGAAGGACGTTATATGTGATGAGGAGACTGCCTACCAGTGGGAGTTCCTCAAATCTTATCTCACTAATTTAAAGGTAACAGTTCATGAACAAGATATCAATTTAAATTGGCTTCAGATATTTGTATAA
- the LOC107897146 gene encoding serine/threonine-protein kinase SRK2I, with amino-acid sequence MDRATVGPAMDMPIMHDSDRYDFVRDIGSGNFGVARLMRDKVTKELVAVKYIERGDKIDEHVRREIINHRSLRHPNIVRFKEVILTPTHLAIVMEYASGGELFERICAAGRFNEDEARFFFQQLISGVSYCHAMQVCHRDLKLENTLLDGSPAPRLKICDFGYSKSSVLHSQPKSTVGTPAYIAPEVLLKPESQYDGKTADVWSCGVTLFVMLVGAYPFEDPDEPKDIRRTIQRIINVQYSIPDFVQISPECRHLISRIFVADPTARITIPEIKNHAWFLRNLPADLMDENTMGNHFEEPDQPMQSIDTIMQIIAEATIPAAGAHGLNHLMVDNLDDEDMDDFDSESELDVYSSGEIIYAM; translated from the exons ATGGATCGGGCAACAGTCGGACCGGCTATGGATATGCCGATCATGCACGACAGTGACCGTTACGATTTCGTTAGAGATATTGGGTCGGGTAATTTTGGAGTAGCCCGGCTTATGAGAGATAAGGTTACCAAGGAGCTTGTTGCTGTCAAGTATATCGAGAGGGGCGATAAG ATAGATGAACATGTTCGAAGAGAGATTATTAATCATAGGTCATTGAGGCATCCCAATATTGTTAGATTTAAAGAG GTTATCTTAACACCCACTCATCTTGCCATTGTAATGGAATATGCATCCGGGGGAGAGcttttcgagcgaatttgtgCTGCTGGTCGATTCAACGAGGATGAG GCTCGTTTCTTCTTCCAACAACTTATATCTGGTGTTAGTTATTGCCATGCAATG CAAGTATGCCATCGTGATCTGAAGTTGGAAAACACTTTGTTGGATGGGAGTCCTGCTCCTCGACTTAAGATATGCGATTTTGGGTACTCTAAG TCTTCAGTTCTTCATTCGCAACCGAAATCTACTGTTGGAACTCCTGCATACATTGCTCCTGAGGTACTCCTAAAGCCAGAGTCCCAATACGATGGCAAG ACTGCTGATGTATGGTCATGCGGGGTTACGTTGTTCGTAATGCTGGTTGGGGCATATCCTTTTGAGGATCCTGACGAGCCGAAAGACATTCGGAGGACAATACAA AGAATTATCAACGTACAGTATTCAATTCCTGATTTTGTCCAAATATCTCCTGAGTGTCGGCATCTGATTTCGAGGATTTTTGTTGCAGATCCTACAGCT AGAATTACGATTCCAGAAATTAAAAATCATGCGTGGTTCTTGAGAAATCTCCCTGCTGACTTGATGGATGAGAACACAATGGGTAATCACTTTGAAGAGCCCGATCAACCTATGCAGAGTATTGATACGATCATGCAGATAATTGCTGAGGCCACTATTCCAGCTGCTGGAGCCCATGGCTTAAACCATTTAATGGTAGACAACCTTGATGATGAGGACATGGATGACTTTGATTCTGAATCTGAGCTTGATGTTTATAGCAGCGGTGAGATCATCTATGCAATGTAA